The Euwallacea similis isolate ESF13 chromosome 31, ESF131.1, whole genome shotgun sequence nucleotide sequence gaattttaataGTCATGATAGGTATAGAATATATGCGAATATTATGTAATAAGTAATGCAAAGTTACCTGGAAGTTACTTTAAtactttttgcttaaaatggattaaataagtttaacaaagcaataacatatttttaatttaatttctatttaacaACCTAGCAGAAAACCACTTTCACTGCTGTCGCTATCTTCATTCACAATGATAATTAGGGGTAAGAATTCGTTTTGATCAAGAATGTGTTCCATTCCATATCAccgattaataattttgtcagTATACACGACTgtttttttccagatttcagAAATTATTGTTGCAAGTGCTTACAGTTAAGTTGCATGTTAAAACAATCGATTTTCGTATTATCATTTCGACCAATATGTGGATTATAGTAATTTTTGGCAATAccccatattttttcaattgcaataaaaatgcataataCGGTAAAGGCTCAAGACTGTATGCCCATATTTTTCCGTTAGATCGTcaacaacatattttttggaGGTTTGTTCCTACAATATAAATGTTTAAGAAACcaataatattgtttataaattttatgtctACTTAACAACAATATCTAAAAGTTCACTTTTAAACATATTCGTTAATTTGTATATGTACGCAGCCGATTCTGAATATTGGATTTATTCCATATTCCActtggtattttttttaacaacacaCGGTGATGTATTAAGCATTGTCAATGAAAATAACTGATGActcagttaaattttttggcaaaCGATCTTCAAACCGTTTGAGAAATTGTCCTTATTCACTTCACCATGATAATCGATGAGTTGCATTTTTGACGAAAATATGATTTCTACATCTTCGACAAAACCATTTTCAGTTTCAACATGAAGAATGATTTgtctgaataaaaaaaattattttagttgttaaatacaatttacCTTACTGTGAGTTAAACATgcctttaaaaaaacacatcaTCTACGTTAATCTTTCTGACAATTTTTGCATTGTCATCTTTCCAGGAATGACTAATTGTTGCGTTCTGAAAAATCCATGTTTCGCTTAGAGAAACGAATTGCCGTAAGCCTTCTTTCTTCTTTTGCATGTGGGATTGTAAAAATTCGACATTCTATACCACTATCTTTGGAAGTTCCATGAGTGCTTTTTCTGGGTCGTCTTTTAGTCACTGGAAACCTATTTCATTTAGTAAAACGCGAAGTCATGAACGGCAGCCACTGAACAGTTCTTTGCGTTGAACTTCATCCAAAACACTATTTAACGTAACTTGTTTTCTTTAACATTTACATTCTATTATccaattaaatgtaaaatatagatgcccagaattcaaaaattagtgGTGTTTTTAgtggtttaaatttaaaaaattcgcaGGAAGATAAtggataataaatttcttaaacttACGGTTTTTATACAAGTTATAAAtagtattataaatattaccAATGTCTAAAGTTGGGTCATGGACTACTTTCTTTACCCTTCTACGTTTTTTCTTGGATGATCTGAGAGTTTCACcagattttattgttttggaAATTGCCGCAACAGAAGAATGTCCCAAGTCAAATGCTGCTGCTATACGCTGTAAAAGTTTAACcagttttttgaattaacgtttcaattttaataatattgaataaatttacctCTCGCACAGTTAAAGGCAATAAAAGATTGTCTGTTATCTCTTCTGTTCAAAATGTCGCATTAAAGACGCAACGAGTTGTTTACACCGATTGTTTATTTAAGTGTTTCGGCATTATTTCGCAGATTTGTTCTTAAAAGAAcagattttaatgtaaaacaaTGATAAATCGAActaaaataatcttaaaaggACCcgaaaaaatgagaaatgcacaaaaagcaaatttgtgtttaaaagtttaacaatttcatattcaaaattcttgaaaatatgtgtCAACACCGCATCAGGTTGGCCCGGTAACGGGGTAACTAAATGCACAAATCGCATTGCAACAAACAAAGATAAAGCTATATTTGTTGATTGGCAGCAATTCATTACGTTTGTGACGTCAATAtccttttataataaatagatCTTTAGACGCCCAAGCAAATTTTCTCTTTGATTTGGGTGTCGAGACGTAAATTCCTAAAACGTTGGTTGAACCTTCAAGGATAAGTGGGATAAGATGGGATTCTTCAGTGCTGTATGTACATCAACGGCCAGATTAGATGGCAAAACAGCTATCATTACAGGCAGTAATACAGGTATAGGCAAAGTTACAgccaaagatttttttgaaagagGTGAGTGATCTTTCCATTAACACTTAACTCTATATTTGAACCATTTTCTCGTTTGGATAAATAATTATGTAGGTATGTTGTGTTCTAAAAGCAAGTTGTACgaaatctcaattttaaatattgtgaCAGTCCCTCTACTGCAACCTGAGGCTTATTGTGACCTACTGTGACTTCCTGATTGTTTTAGTACTTTCACATCTCATACAAACTGGATAACCACTTTAAGTGATGGGTTTAGCCTTTCTAGTTGTTTTGCTCTGTCAAATTGGTAAATACTGTGTATGGCAATTGCTGCACATTCATGGAGAACCTGTTCATGGTCTCCTCCCCATCAAGGTACAGTTAGAATTTTGATTCACACATAAAACAGCATGTTGAGAATCCTGCAAGAAATCTTCAACATGACAACAACTCTTTGGAACCCTCCCAAGGATTCCAAAGAGGCTTCATTGGTGTCCATGACAATTGGTCTTGCATTGCTTCTTGTTAAAGTTTGCATGTTGTTTTCCTTGTCTTCCACTGCAGAAAAATTGGAAGGGGTAGAAGTTTGAGGAGACATAGCATGACAGCTGCTTGGGATAAATTTTGCCATTATAATACTGTATTATTCTGTATTAGATCAATGTCCACATCATTAGTCATCAGTATGTCATCAGATAATTAGGTTTTTGTGGAATaacaaagtaattattattctacatatttatttgttatgtCATCTATGCATTATGTTCTGCTTTAAAAGTGCATTTTCCTATTTCCATAGGAGCAAAAGTCATAATGGCCTGCAGAAACAAAACTAAAGCAACAGAAGCAGTCAATGACATCAAAGATTCATGTAAATCAAAGCAAGGTCTAGGAGAACTGGTAGTTGCAGAGTTAGATCTAACAAGTCTTAAATCAGTGAGGAATTGTGCAAAAACTATCATGGACCAGGAAAGTAGAATTGATCTACTGGTTAATAATGCTGGAGTAATGACATGTCCAGAGAGCCGTACTGCAGATGGATATGAAATGCAGTTTGGCACTAACCATTTAGgtcattttttattcactCTCTTACTTTTGCCGAAGATTGTTCAAAGCCCCTCAGCGAGGATTGTTAATGTATCTTCAAGGGCGCATGAGGGTAAGTCCTTGTTTTGACTAATTCATGAGATACTGATTTAAATACTGCATTAACTGTTTCTAGCTGGTACAATTGACTTCAATGATCTGAACTGGAATAATAAACCTTACAGTGCTCTAAAAGCTTATGCTCAAAGTAAACTGGCAAATATACTATTTACCAAAGAGTTAGCTAGGCAATTAGCAGGTAAATATAGTTAGTTtatagtttaaattaaaataatgttagtCCTTCTTGTTATAATATGTATTATGTTGAAAGCATTAGTAATTAGTAGATTGGTTCAATGCTGAAGATTTGTGCCTTTGCCATATTGAGTAAAGCTAATCCATGAAATAGGAAAACATTATAACAGTGCGGCGCAATGCCTTAGAGTGGCACCACCGTTGCTTATGAATTGTGATTGGTAATTAAAATCGATCATGTCTTGTGTTTTCCGCCGTGTCGAACACTTCAATATGTATGACAGTTTTAAAAGTGCTACTTCTATAATCTTTCCTTATTCTATGACATACCAACGTTGCTGCATTTTAGGTTTagtttttaaccaatttttttttctcttcagataaaaatataaacaatgtCACCGTGTATAGCCTACATCCTGGAGTAATTAAAACAGAACTAGGCCGACATTTAAAAGACACCTATGGAGCTCTTGTCACTTCTCTATGGGACCTTTTAAGATGGGCCATAAAAACCCCAGAGCAAGGTGCCCAAACCACAATATATTGCTCAGTAGATGAAAAATGCGCCACAGAATCTGGTTTGTACTATGCAGAATGTGCTCTTAAAAGCCCTACTAAAGCAGCACAAAATGAGGAAGATGCCAAGAGATTGTGGATTGAAAGTTTAAAGTTGGTGGATTTACCAGATAACTACGTgccttttaataaaatttaattatttgataaatgatTGGGggttatattaattatgttcggtgtttgtaatttaatgttaaatatgTTTATGTTAAAGttaagtataatttttatattgtagaTAATAGAGCGTAGttgttaaaagaaaatgaagtGATTGGAGCTACCCTTTTTTTTAGTTGGTAGATGTTTTTTAGGTTGGTTTTGGTGATTGTATAATGtataaatgaacaataattcttagaaatataaatttatttaaatacaaattggGAGTTTAACCATATGGAAAACTGTAAATGACGACTGTCTGTTTGACCAAATATACATAGCTAAAGACCTCAATTTACAATATACCTTAACAGCTCATTAAAACGTTCGCAcgtattattacattttcgcTAATAGCTCACGATTAAATCACTAAAAGAATGAGGAATAATCTGGTGTAAACTGGGCTGGGCTCAGAAATGTACCAGACTCGGCGCTTTGATCGCATATGAACAGCATCCCTGGTTTACAATGTGCCGTCTTACTAATCCAATCAGAAAGAACAATTTTAAGCGAACAAATCAGAAGATttagccaaaaataaaaatggcaaTCTTCgccaaaaaaaataacaaaaacagaATATAAACTAATACAAAATtgctgttttaaaattattaaaatacggAATATCTAAAATAGAACAGCTTATAACAATAGGAAGCAATTTTTCCTACACAAGTAGGCTCAATCTCAGGGGTTGGAAACTGATTGAAGAGATCACATAACTAGCGAttttataaatagaaaattccTCCAAGAGCTGTACTCGCTTATATAAATACTATGGTTAAAGTGAATaaagcattttattaaattgcccAGTATCACTTGTCAATGCACCAAGAACTAGCCTTATGTTACGAAGAAATTAAGTTTGGAACTTTTAGCATTTACACAGAAATAGGTATAATGAAtgtgaagtaagtaataaaaaaattaagtatttgcTTGGCAAGTTCCTATTGTAACTCTTGAACTTCATTTATTCACTCTTATTCACTACATTAacttttctgaaaaaactttAGTAGAGTTGCTAAAAGGTACAAACTattatataaaacaaataattcaaatcGAACAAgtagtttaaaaatatatttacctCAAACATATGACTATTTTTTGGTGATGCGTCAATTTTTTGGAATAGTGTAGATCCCAgcctcaattttcattaatacaaaatttaagcACATTTAGTTTTACGGATTTTTGAATTATCACTTGGCTGTGAATTATCAACCCCGTAAGATTCAATGAATCACAGCCAAAActgaatgtaatttttactaatattctacccaagaaattttactttcaaggtaaaaataaaatatgttattaaattgtatCTTTGTTAAAGTGAGAAGCAAATATGTGAGCTAAACGAAGATTCTTTATGACTGACACGTGTTCCACGCATTTCCTGGGATGAGAATCTTTATAACGTACACTATTTACATAGCTATCTAAACTGCTAGACAAAACAAACGAGACAAACATAGTTTTGGATGAGTTTTGatgtataacatttttaaaatgagcAGACATGTAAAGTGTTGAGCATCCGTTAGAAGTACATAATGTGATATATAGTAATGAAGTCATCCTTGAGCACTTTCCCGTAATTTGCCCCTTTAATTACGACATATGCTTCAAGAGATAGCtgcaattttgtgaaattttatttgacgATATCCGTGATAAGGCGGATCGTTTTTTAATATCGTCCCTCTTTTCGGAAATGTGCTCATATTGCTAAAATCCAGTACCATTCTTGCATCTTAGTCTGCTGTGAAGCAATGTCAATACGCATATTTGTtcgttattttatattatatatattatattaatctGAGTAATTATTTGTCCAGCAGTTTACATataagtatacagggtggatcTCCGAAAAATGCATTGGTTAATTATCAAAGAATTacaattagaaataatctgaaaatttggcattatgtaaaattgataggataaaaatgactaaaatattttaaaaatggggGTGCTTTCGGTTATGGTGGAagtgaaaatcaaattgttgGTTTAAAATAGAATTACCTGtatgtattgcatttttggggCCACgttcaaatttgataaatattttatagttgtATTTAATTCATGTAAATATCAATTAGTTTGGCAGCTATCCGGTTAGCCTTAGTGActcaagtaaaattttaagattttttctaattatagttttttcgTGATTAATTGATGCAGTTtccgaaggaccaccctgtatagttcaAAACAGGATTCTAGCCATACGAAAAGAAAGCGTTTGAAGAGTCGACCAATAAACTGATTAAATTGTTACTGTTTTAACATAATCTAATATGTTTGGACTGTTATTTTTGGTGTGGCAGCGCTTTTGACACGCAGCCTTTATTTCCCCTTTCTCGTTAGACTTTGCAGTGCCTGAACCATGCAGCTAACTTTATGGTAttgaatgaagaaaaaatattttagaggtGGTGCCTTGACGCGATCTTAGGCCTGGTTCCTAGtcctattaaaaattaacaggaacatgaaaattttgaattgaacaTCTTATACTGGTgaactttttttgaaattctaagAATACTTCGTTGTTCGTTACCCTGTACCAATTTCTATTGTTTCCGATGTATTTATCTTTTCAAAtatggcatttttttaaaatttgcattgttTGGCTTCCAACGATTTGAgttcataaaaattgtttttacattcctatatttaattaacttttcattgagaatgtaattattttattggacGGCTGTTTGATATCTGTCTTTAGATATTccttttaaacaattaaaataagattGTGAAAGCTGACAGTAGGAATgcaaaaactaaaatgaaacacgaaatattcttagaatttGGAGATAAATCCAAAAAGGTCAGAATATAACGGATgtctcattaaaaattctcatGTTGCCATTGGTTTCTCAAAGAACTAGTAACTGTGcactttaaaaatagaaaatattttttcgtcaTTCAATTATTCGGCAGACATTGGGGTCGTTTTATTTCTTCCTATTAATCGTGTATattaaattacttgaaaatataCGTTGAACAGCCGACCTAC carries:
- the LOC136417977 gene encoding retinol dehydrogenase 13-like, which codes for MGFFSAVCTSTARLDGKTAIITGSNTGIGKVTAKDFFERGAKVIMACRNKTKATEAVNDIKDSCKSKQGLGELVVAELDLTSLKSVRNCAKTIMDQESRIDLLVNNAGVMTCPESRTADGYEMQFGTNHLGHFLFTLLLLPKIVQSPSARIVNVSSRAHEAGTIDFNDLNWNNKPYSALKAYAQSKLANILFTKELARQLADKNINNVTVYSLHPGVIKTELGRHLKDTYGALVTSLWDLLRWAIKTPEQGAQTTIYCSVDEKCATESGLYYAECALKSPTKAAQNEEDAKRLWIESLKLVDLPDNYVPFNKI